From the Candidatus Atribacteria bacterium genome, the window CTTGATTCTCGGTGTGTGATATTGGCCAACAATGAACCATAAGCAATATAACAACTCTGAAAAAAAATATATAAAATAGTAAATAGAGCGATAGTTATCCACCAAAGAGAACTCAAGCTCCACAAGATCATAAATATCCCCAGTCCCAATCCACTATAGGATAATACATTTTTGCTTCCCCATTTATCAATTATTTTTCCTCCCCACATACTGTAGATAACTGCCGCAAACCCTCCTAATGCAAAAAGTAAATTTATTTTAGACTTATCCAAATTTAGTATTTCCTTAGCATATAAAGAAATGAAAGGTCCATTTGTGGTAAGATTAAACAAAAGAAAAAGAGAAGAAAGAGCAAAGATAACATACAAATATTTTTTATTAAATAGGTTTTTAAAAGAATCAAATATATTTAATTTCGTACGGTGGTAATGTGTCTCTTTTAACCAAACTATTCTAATCAAAGCACAGAGAAAAGTAATTAAAGAATTAAGATAAAATAAGTATTTTATTGAGATTCGTGGAATCAATATCATCCCCATAGCTGGACCTATGGTGATACCTAAAACTACAAATAATTCAAATTCGCTATAGGCTCTACCCCTTTTTATTTTTGGAACAGATTCGGCAATCATGGAATAGAAAGAGGGTAATTGAAGAGCACTCAGGCTATTTGCAATGGTGAGAAAAATGATTAAAGTGATCCAATGAGAAGAATTACCAGCCAAAAAATATAGAAGGGGAAAGAAAAAGCTGGGAATAATTATTAACAGCTTACGGCCAAATTGGTCAGAAAGTATTCCTCCCAAGAGTTGTATCAAAGTAGATGATAGGGCAAGTAAGCTATAGGAGAAACCCACTTGAAAATCATTTGCCCCTAATTCCTGAAGATAAATAGGGAGAATAGGATACCAGCTAAAAAAAGCAATTAGAATAAACAGAACTGTTAAAGATAATACCGAAACATTTTGGTCAATAAATAACGATTGACGGAGTTTAATCCAAAATTTCATTAAGAGGCTCCTTAAATTAATCGCAAAGCGAATAGTGAATAGCCGTTAGTATATAGTATGCCAGTTAACCGGTTTATATTGGTTGATTAATTTATTACTAATTCTTCAAATTCTTAAAAATATTCATTTCTCAATCAGAGTTAATCGGGCAACTAAATCTACTTGCTGTGCGCTAACCCACAGATACTATTTACGAA encodes:
- a CDS encoding MFS transporter; this encodes MKFWIKLRQSLFIDQNVSVLSLTVLFILIAFFSWYPILPIYLQELGANDFQVGFSYSLLALSSTLIQLLGGILSDQFGRKLLIIIPSFFFPLLYFLAGNSSHWITLIIFLTIANSLSALQLPSFYSMIAESVPKIKRGRAYSEFELFVVLGITIGPAMGMILIPRISIKYLFYLNSLITFLCALIRIVWLKETHYHRTKLNIFDSFKNLFNKKYLYVIFALSSLFLLFNLTTNGPFISLYAKEILNLDKSKINLLFALGGFAAVIYSMWGGKIIDKWGSKNVLSYSGLGLGIFMILWSLSSLWWITIALFTILYIFFQSCYIAYGSLLANITHRESRGLVIGFIGTCTGLVGSIGPSLGGYLKLQFSPSSPFWAGLTFALITSLLLIKVKE